Sequence from the Armatimonadota bacterium genome:
GAAGGTGGGCGGCGCAATGTCCCCCAGTTCGCGGAGATAGCCTTCGACCTGGTCGAGCCGCGCGAGGATGCGATCACGGTCGATCACGGGCCACCCTCTCCAGGAAGTCGCGGTACAGGTGCCTGTAGTCCTCCCAGGCCCGCACCGTCTGAATGGCGATGTCGTAGAGCAGGTCCTGGTCCTTGATGAGCAACACTCGTCCGTCCCGCAACACCCGCTGCCGCACGTAGAGCGGCAAGGCCTGGTAGACCACGACGTCCAGGTCGACCCGGCCGAGGTAGTCGAGCCGCTTGCGGCCCGCCTCCTGCGCCGCCTCCGGGCGCAGGACGAGACAGGCGTCCACATCCGACGCGGCGTCCGCCTCGCCGCGGGCCCTGCTGCCGAAGAGCAGCACGGCGATGACGTCCGGGTCGTCCCGCGCGAACTGGAGCAGTGCCTGGAGGTGCCGTTCGGCCCGCCTCTCCATGGCCGTCCCCATCTTCCCACATTGCAGCCTGTCCGGTCGTCCGCATTGACACCCCCGCGGGGTCTCCCTAAGCTTTCCGGGTAGGACAACACGGCTTCCCGGCGGCCGCCGCCCTCCCGCACGGCGCGCCGGTTTTCCGCCTGGTCCGGTGCATGGCCATGCCGATCTATGAGTATCGCTGCGAGAACAACCACACCTTCGACCTCTTCCAGCCCGTCGGCGCCCCGCCGCCGGCCTGCCCCACCTGCGGGCGGCCGAGCCGCAAGGTCTACAACTCGGTGGGCCTGATCTTCAAGGGGCCGGGGTTCCACACCACCGACTACCGCCGCAGCTCGTCCGGCGGGACGTCGGGAGATGGCAAGGACGGCAAGCAGGAGGCGGGAGCGAAGGCCTCCTCGGGTGAGGCGGGTGGGAAGCCCGCCGAAACCGCGAAGTCCTGACCCCCACCGGCCCGCCACGTCCCTGAGCCGCCGGCTGACGCGGGCGGCCGGGCGGCTGCTGCGCGCGAGCCCGCCGGTTGTGCGGTCCGTCCGCGCGCCGGCCGTGCCCCTCGCCGGCGCCGCCCTGCTCTTGGTCTGCCTCTTCGGCTGGACGGCGGGACCGGCAACGGCGCAGGCGCCTCCCGCCGAATCCGTCTCCGCCGACTTCCGCCTGGGCTTCGTCGGCACCGTCGTCCTCGACGCTTGGATCCCGCTCCTCGCTTCCCTCCACTCCCCTTCCGACCTCGACGGCATCCTCGAGGTCCTCCTCCGCGCCCGCAGGCCGGCGTCGCTGCTCCGCGTGCGCGTGGCCGTGCGCGCCCCGGCCGGCCAGCCGGCCCGGGTGACCGTGCCCGTCGTCCTGCGCGACCGGCGGGAGCCCGTGGTGGTGCGGCTGCTCGACCGGGACGGCGGCGAACGCGCCGCCTGGCGGCTGCCGCTCGACCGGGTCCGCGTGGCCCCTACGGTGGTGCTGGCCCTGAGCGCCCGCCCCGCCGGCCTGGAGCCGCTCCTCCCGCCGGACCTGCGCGCGGCGGTGGCCTATCTAAAGGAAGACGACCTGCCCGACCGGTGGCACCTCTACGAGGGGGTGCACGCGGTCGTGGTGCGGGACCTGGAGGCGGCGCGCCTCTCCCCGGCGCAGGTGGAGGCCCTGCAGGCGTGGGTGGCCACCGGGGGACGGCTGCTGGTGGCCGCCCCGCCGGGGGCGGATGGAACGGCGCGCAGTCCGGTCCTCGCCCCGCTGCTCCCTGCGCATGCTCGCACCGGGGAGTGGCGCGGTGCGTACGGACGGGGGCATGTGGCCCTGATCCGCTCCGACCCCTTCGCCCCGTCACCCGACCCGCTCACCGTCGCCACCTGGCAGGGCGCGCTCGCCGCGGCGCCCACCCCGCCGCTCGTCGACCGGCGCCTCCTCGACCTGGTGCCGCCGGCGCCCGACCTGCCGGCCGGACTGCGCCTCGCGGTGGTGCTCGCCCTGGTCGCCTACGTCGCTGCCGTGGGGCCGTTGCTCCGCGCGCTGCGCCGCGGGCCGGCGGGGAGGGTGGCGGCCGCCGCCACTGTGGCCGCGTGGCTCCTCCTGGGGTGGGCGGGCGGATCGATGGTGCGCGGGATCGTGCGGGCGCCCGTCCAGGTGCTGGTGGTGGAAGGCCTGCCGCCGCCGGGCGGTGTCGGCGGCGGGCCCGGTGGCGGCGCCGGCCCGGGAGGGCGCGAGGCGGGAACCGGCGGGCCTGGAGGCGTTGCGACAGCGGAACGCGTGCGCCTGACCGCCGTGATGCGGGCGCCGGCCGGCGCGCCGGCCGCCTTCCCGCTCCCCGACGACGCGCTGGGCGAGGCGGTGGGCGCGCCCGAGAGCACGCTCGACCTGGCGGGGCAGCGCCTGATCGTGCCGGACGGCGGACGCCCGGCGCTGGTCTGGCTGACCGCGGTGCGGGCGCTGCCGCTGGCCGGCGTCTACCGGCCCACGCTGGAGGGCGCCGAGGTGCTGGTGCGCCGCCCACCCGGCGTGGAGCTGCGCGACGCGATGATCGCGCAGGGCGGCCAGGTGCGTCCGGTGCACCTGGAGGGGGACCGCGCCGTGATCACCGCCGACGGGTGGCGCGACATCCCCGACGTCGAGAGCGCGACGGGAGCGGAGGAGCGCCTGCTGGCGTGGCTCCTCAGGGGCCTCGAGCGCGATGCTATAATCACTCCCACCGCCTCCCTGGTGGCGTGGCTGCACGACCGCAGCGGCGCCCTGGGGTGGGCGGAGGCGGCGGGTCCGCGCCTGCTGGTGCTCCCGCTGATCCCGGCACGTCGCGGCGGGCCATAGGCATCCTGAACCCCGTCACCCGCGGAGACCTCCGGGCGCGCCTGGCCTCGGGCCGGGTGGCCTGGAGTCTTCGCGTCTACCTGGCGGTGCTGGCCCTGCTGGTCGCCGGCGCGCTGCTGCCCGAGCCGGCACGCGTCTTCCCCCTCCACGACCGGAGCCTGTTGCGCGCGCTGCTGGCTGTCTGCGCGGTGGGCGGCGTCTACCTGGCCTCCGCCTTCGCCATCGGGGAGATCGCCGTGGAGGGCGAGAAGGCCCTCGCCGACCTGGCCACGACCGCCTTCTCCCCGCGCACGATCGCCTGGGGCAAGGTGGGCACGGCCCTCCTCACCGCAGCCGCGCTGCTGCTCTTGAGCCTGCCCCTGCTCCTCTTTGCCGCACCGGACGTCCCGCGCGGCCTGGCGCTGGCCTGCCTGAGCGTGGGGATGGCGCTTGCCGCGCTGGGCGCGGCAGGCACCTGGCTGGCCGCCGCGGTGCCGGGCGACCTGGCGCGCACGCTCGTGCACTGGGCCCTGCTCGTCCTCCTCTTCACCGCTCCGCTGACACTGGGACGGTTGGACCCCCTGGGGGTCGCGGCGAGCCCGCTGCGGCTGGGCCGGGCGGCCGTCGACGGGGAGGCGCGCGTGGTCCTGGTGGGGACGGCGGCGTACGCCCTGGTGCTCCCGGTCACGGGGTGGCTGATGGCGCGCGCGGTGGTGGCCGCGCGCCAGGAGGTGGCCTCGTGGACGCGCTGAGGGATGCCTGCACCGGTGGGGCGGCGGCCGGGGCGCACGCGGTGCGGGGTCCCGGCGCCGGACCGCGCGACGTGCCGCTCCCCCTGCGCCGGCTGCTGCGCCGGGTGCGCTGGGTGGTGGCGCGGCGACGGGCGCTCGACTGGGTGGTCCAGACGACAGCCGTGGCCGCGGGCGCGTCGCTGGTCGTCACCCTGCTGCGCACGGTGGTGGCCCTCGACCTCTCCGGGCTGGCGGTGCTGGCCGGAGGATTGGGGGTGGCGCTGCTGGCGTGGCTGGCCGGGCTGCTCCTCCCCGTGGGCGATGCGGTGGCGGTGGCGCGATGGGCCGACCGCTGGCTGGGCCTGCGCGAGCGCACGAGCACCGCGCTGGAACTCGTGGCCGGGCGAACGCGCCGGACCACCCTCGCCGGGCGCACCCTGGAGGACGCCACGGAGGCGGCGCGCCGCGCCGACGGGGGGGCGGCCTTCCCGCACCGGACGCCACCCGGCACGCGGCGGGCGGCGGTCCTGGTCGCAGCGGCGGTGGCGGCGGCGGTGGTCCTGCCGGGGATCACCGTGCCGGGGACGCCGGCGCACCAGGTGGCCGAGCAGATCCGCCGCGAGGGGCGTCGCCTGGAGGAGGCGGCGCGGCGGCTGGAGCAGCGGGCGCGCACCGAGCGCATCCCCGAGGCTCGCCGGGCCGTCCCGGAGGTGCGCGACGTGGCGCGCCGCCTGCAGCGGGAGCGGGTCACTCGTCCCGAGGCCCTGGCCCGGCTGGGCGCTCTGGAGGCCCGGCTGGAGCAGGCCCGGCGCCAGGTGCAGGAGCGCCTGGAGGAGCGCGGGGCGCTGCGCCCGCCGCCGGACGTGCCGGCCGACCTCTTCCGTCCCCAGCACCGCCTGGAGCGCCAGGCCCGCCAGCTACGCGAGCTGGCGGCGCGGCTGGCCCAGACGCCGGAGGGCGAGCAGCCGCGCGGCGACCTCCTCCAGCGCCTCGGCGAGCTAGCGCAGGGGGGCGAGGGGGAGCTGCCCGCCGAGGCGCGGCGCCGCGTGGAGGAGGCGCGGCGCCAGGCCGAGGGCGGCGACGTGGTGGGCGCGGGGCAGGCGCTCACCGAGGCCCTCCAGGAGCTGGAGGGGCTGGAGGCGCTGACCGCGGACGAGGAGGCGTTGCGTCAGGCGCAGCGCCAGGTGGCCGCGAGCGCGGAGCGCATCGCCCAGGGCCCCGGTGCGGCGCCGGAAGAGGAGTCGCCGCAGGCCGCCCGGGTGGACCCGCCGGCGCGCGCCCCCGGCGGGGAGCGGGCGGCCCCGCGCGGCGAGGGCGGCGCGGAGCCGGGACAGGGGCCCCACGAGGGCGTGCAGCCGGGGCGGGGGAGCGTCGAGGAGAAGCTGGGCGCCCCCACCCGGCGGCTGGACGCCGCCACGGCGCGCAGCCGCGTCCGTGGCCAGGAGGGGACGGGCGACGTGCAGAGCGGGGAACTGGTGGGGCCGGCGCGCCTGACGCGGGTGCGGACGCCGCTGGTGCGGGTGCCCGCGGCGGTGGTGCGGCGCGCCGACGCGTACCTGGCGCGGGTGCGCGTGCCGGCGGACCGGCGCGCCGCGGTGCGGCGCTACTTCGAGCGGCTGGCGCAGCGCTAGGCCATGACGCCCGAGACCTTCCGCGAGACCTTCGAGCGCCTGCGCCGCGAGGTGCAGCGCGTCATCGTCGGCCACGAGGCGCTCATCGAGGAGGTCCTCATCGCCATGCTGGCCGGCGGGCACGTCCTCCTGGAGGGGGTCCCGGGGCTCGGCAAGACGCTGCTGGTCCGGACGCTGGCCCAGACGCTCGACCTGCGCTACTCGCGCATCCAGTTCACCCCGGACCTCATGCCGGCGGACATCATCGGCACCAACGTGGTGATGCAGGACGCCGCCGGCCGGCGCTTCTTCGACTTCCAGCGCGGGCCCATCTTCTCGCAGATCGTGCTGGCGGACGAGATCAACCGGGCCACCCCCAAGACTCAGTCGGCGCTGCTGGAGGCGATGCAGGAGCATGCCGTCACCGCCGCCGGCGTCCACTACCCGCTGGAGGAGCCCTTCTTCGTCCTGGCCACCCAGAACCCCATCGAGATGGAGGGCACCTACCCGCTGCCGGAGGCGCAGGTCGACCGCTTCCTCTTCAAGCTGCGCGTGGCCTTCCCCACGCCGCGCGACCTGGTGACGATCCTCGACCGCACCACCGGTCCGGAGGTCCCCACCCCCGCCCGCGTGGCCACCGCCGCCGACGTGCTGGCGATGCAGGCGCTGGCGCGGGAGGTGACGGTGGCCAGCCACGTCAAGGAGTACGTGGCCCGGCTGGTGCGGGCCACCCACCCCGAGGCCGACGGCGCCGCCTCCCTGGCCCGGCGCTACCTGCGCTACGGCGCCAGCCCACGCGGGGCGCAGGCGCTGCTGCTGGCGGGCAAGGTGCGGGCGCTGGTGCACGGCCGCACCAACGTGGCCTTCGAGGACCTGCGCGCCCTGGCGCTGCCGGCGCTGCGCCACCGCCTCATCCTGAACTTCGAGGGGGAGGCCGAGGGCATCGACCCCGACGACGTCGTGCGCAACGCGCTGGAGGAGGTCCCCGAACTGGGCGCGCGCGTCTAGCGCGCCCGTGCCGCCGTGCCGCCCGCCGCCGACTTGCTCCTGGAGCCCGACTTCCTGCGCCGGCTGGAGCGCCTCAGCCTGGTCTCGCGCCGCCTCTTCCGCAGCGGGGTGCGCGGCGAGCGCCGGTCGGTGACCCTGGGGCGGGGGGTGGAGTTCGCCGACTACCGCTCCTACCAGGTGGGGGACGACTACCGGTACATCGACTGGAACATCTACTCGCGCCTGGACCGCCTCTTCGTGAAGCTCTTCAGCGAGGAGGAGGACATCAACGTCCACCTGCTGGTGGACCGCAGCCGGTCGATGGGGTTCCCGCGGGGGACGGGCGCCCCGAGCGCCGACGGGCGGGCCGTCGCGGGGACAGCCCCGCCCGTCCCCGCGAAGCTGGACTACGCCGTGCGCGTGGCGGCGGCCCTCGGCTACATCGGGCTCGTGAACCTCGACCGCGTGGGGGTCGCCGCCTTCGACAGCCGCATCGGCCCCGTGCTGGCCCCGGGGCGCGGGCGCAGCCACGTCTTCCACCTCTTCCGCTTCCTGGGCCGCCTCGCCCCCGAGGGCCACAGCGACCTGGCCGCCGCCATGCGCGAGTACGTCCACCGCACGCGCCGCCGGGGGCTGGCCGTCCTCCTCTCCGACCTCCTCCTACCGGAGGGTCTGGAGGAGGGGCTGCGGCTGCTGCGCTACCACCGGTTCGACCTCTTCGTCGTCCACATCGTCAGCGACGAGGACCTGGCGCCGCCCGAGACGGGCGAGCTGCGCCTGGTGGACAGCGAGACGGGACGGGCGGTGGAGGTGACGGTGGACGGCCCCACCCTGGCCGCCTACGCCCGCGCCCGCGACCGCTACCTGGCCGAGGTGGAGGCGTGCTGCCGACGCCACCAGATCGAGTACCTGCGGGCCACCACCTCGGTGCCCTTCGACGACCTGATCCTGCGCTACCTGCGCATGGGAGGGCTGATCGCGTGACGCTGGGGGCGCCGGCGGCGCTGTGGCTGCTGCTGGCCGTCCCGCTGCTCGTGCTGCTGCACATGCTGCGGGCGCGGCGCGAGGCGCGGGTGGTCAGCAGCGTGCTCTTCTGGCAGCACGCCGTGCGCGACCTCCAGACACGCTTCCCCGTCCGCCGGCTGGAGCGCAGCCTCCTCCTGCTGCTGCAGGTGCTGGCCGTGACGTCGCTGGCGCTGGCGCTGGCCCGCCCCTCCCTGACCCTGCCCGGGGCGGGCGGTCCGGCGCTGGCCATCGTCCTCGACACCTCGCTTAGCATGCAGGCGACCGACGTCCCTCCCAGCCGCTTCGCCCGGGCGCAGGCGGAGGCGCTGGCGCTGCTGGCGCGGGGCGGGAGCGGACGGCCGGCGATGGTCGTGGCGGCTGGCCCCCGCCCCCGGATCGTGCACGACCTGTCGCGCGACGCGACGTCGCTCGCGGCGGCGGTACGGCGCCTGCGCCCCACCGACGGGCGCGCCGACCTGGAGGGCGCAGTCGAGCTCGCAGCGGCACAGCGCGCCGAGGGCCGGGCCGTGCAGGTCGTCCTCTTCACCGACCGCCCCTGGCCGGCCACCCCCGGGATGACGGTCCACCAGGTGGGGACGCCCGCTCCCAACGTCGCCGTCACGCGGGCGACGGTGCGCGTGGGGGACGACGGACAGGACGCGCTCCTCGTCGAGGTGGCCAACCTGAGCCCGCAGCCGCGCCGGGTGCGGGTGCAGGCGACGTGGCCCGACGGCGCCACCACCGCGGCGGTGCTGGCGCTGGGGCCGGAGGAGCGCGCCGTGCGCGTGTGGCCGGCTCGCAGCGACGGGGTCGTGCGCGCGGCCGTGCGCGCCTCCGACGGGCAGCCGCTGGGGGACGCCCTCCCCGCCGACGACGCGGCGGAGGTCGTGGTGGGGGAGGCCCTCCGCCCGCGCGTCCTGCTGGTGAGCCCCGGCAACCCGTTCCTGGAGGCGGCGCTGGACGCCCTCCCGGTGCGGGAGGTGCGCCGCGCCGCGCGTGCGGACCCCGCGGCGTGGGGCGCCTTCGACCTGGTCGTCCTCGACCGCACGCCCCCCGTGGCGCTGCCGCCCGGGCGCTACATCGTCGTCGGGACCGTCCCCGAGGGGCTGCCGGTGCGCGCGACGGAGCGGGCGCGCGGCCTGACCGTGACGCGCGCGGAGGAGGGTCACCCGTTGCTGCGGGCCGTGGACCTGGTGGGGACACGGGTGGACGAGGCCGCGGTGCTGCGCCCGCGCGGCGGCCAGGTCCTCGCCGAGGGGCAGGTCCCCCTCCTGTGGCTCTTCGAGGACGGCGCGCGCCGCGTGCTCCTCGTCCCCTTCGACCTGGCGCGCTCCGACCTGCCGCTCTCGCCGGCCTTCCCGATCCTCCTGGCCAACGCCGTGGAGTGGCTGGCCGGGCCGGTGGAGGTGCCCGCCGGCGAGGCGCCGCTTCTGCCGGCGGTCCCGGGGCCCGTCCTCCTGGTCGGGCCGGACGGCGGCAGCACCCCCGTCCGCGTGCACCAGGGCCTCCTGGCGCTCCCGGCGCTCGACCGCGCCGGCGTCTACCGGGTGCGCGGCGAGGGGTGGGAGCGCGCGCTGGTCGTCACCCGCCCCGGGGCGGAGGAGTCCGACCTGCGTGCCCCCCCGCCCGCGCCCCCCGGCGGGAGGGCGCCGGACGCCGCCACGCGCCGGGTGGAGGTGTGGGCGCCGCTGCTCGCGGCGGCCGTCCTCCTCCTGGGGGTGGAGTGGCTGCTGTGGCGGCGCAGCCTCCCGCCCCCGCCGCGCCGGGCCCGCGGCCGCCCGCGCCCCCTGCACGCGGTGCGCTGGGTGGTGGTGGCGCTGCTGGTGCTGGGGCTCGCCGGCGTCGAGGTGGCGCGCGGCGGCGGCGACCTGGCCGTAGTCTTCGCCGTCGACCTCTCCCGGAGCGTCCCCTACGAGGCCCGCGAGCGCGCGCTGGGCCTGATGCGGCGGGTCGCGGCCGCCGCCCACCCGGGGACGCGCTTTGGAGTCGTCACCTTCGCCGGCAGCGCGCGCGTGGCCGAGGGCCTGACCGCCAAGCCGCGCTTCCCCCTGCCGCCGCCGGCCGACCCCGACCGCACCGACATCGGCGCGGCCGTCCGCGCCGCCCTCACCGTGCTGCCGCCGGTCGGGCACCGCCGCGTGGTGCTCCTCACCGACGGGCAGGACACCGCCGGCGAGGTGGCCGCGGCCATGGCCCGGGCGCGCCTGGCCGGCGTGGAGGTGGGCGTGGTCCCCCTCGCCGACGGCGTCGACGCGGACGTGGCGGTGGAGGGGGTGCGGGCGCCGCCGGTGGTCCACTCCGGGGAACGGTACACCGTCGAGGTCGCGGTCGAGAGCACCGCGCCGGCCTCCGGCACCGTGCGTCTGCTGGCGGACGGCCGGGAGGTGTGGCGGCGCGCCGTGGCCGTCCCCGCCGGGCGGAGCGTCTGGCGCATCCCCCACGCCGCCGCCGGGCCGGGCGTGGTGCGCTACACTGCCGAGGTGCGCGCCGCGCCCGACGCCCGCGAGGAGAACAACCGCGGCCACGCCGCCGTGGCCGTGGCGGGTCCGCCCGCGGTGCTCTACGTGGCGGCCGAGCCCGGGCCGCTGCCGGCCTGGCTCGCCGCCCAGGGCCTGCGCGTGCGCACCGTCCCGCCGGAGGCCCTCCCCGCCGACGCGGCCGGCCTCACCGCGTACGCCGCCGTGGTGCTGGACGACGTGGCGGCCACGCGCCTCTCCCCGCCGCAGATGCGCGCGCTCCACGACTACGTGGCGGCGGCCGGCGGCGGGCTCGTGGCGGTGGGCGGGCTGCACGCCTTCGGGGTGGGCGGGTACGCCGGAACCGACCTGGAGGCGGCCCTGCCGGTGAGCATGGACGTGCGCCACCGCGTGGCGCTGCCGTCGCTGGCGCTGGTGCTGGTCATCGACGCCTCCGGCAGCATGGGCAGCTTCGGCCCGGAGACGCCCAAGGTGGAGCTGGCCAAGGAGGCGGCACAGGCCACCATCGACCTGCTGGGCGAGCAGGACCTCATCGGCGTCCTGGCCTTCGACCAGGAGCCGCGCTGGCTGGTCCGCCCCACGCGGGCGCGCGACCGCGGGCGGATCCTGCAGCTGGTGAGCCGCCTCACCGCCGGCGGCGGGACGAATATGGCTCCGGCCCTACGCGAGGCCCACCGGGCGCTCCGCGGGGCCCGCGCCCGCATCAAGCACGTCATCGTCCTCTCCGACGGGCAGACCGAGCCCGGGGACTTCGAGCGCATCGTCGGGCAGATGCGCGCCGACCGCATCACGGTGAGCAGCGTGGCCATCGGCGCCGACGCCGACCGGGCGCTCATGCGCAACCTGGCCGCGTGGGGCCGGGGGCGCAGCTACGTCACCCGCGACCTCTACTCCATCCCCCAGATCTTCACGGCGGAGGCGCTGCTGGCCACCCGTGCCTACCTCGTCGAGGAGCGGACGCGCCCGGTGGCCGCGCCGGACTCCCCCCTGGTGCGCGGCCTGACCCCGCCGCCGCTGCGCGGCTACGTGGCCACCGCCCCCAAGCCCGCCGCCACGTTGCACCTGGTGACGCCGCAGGAGGACCCGCTGCTGGCCACCTGGCAGTACGGGCTGGGGCGCGCGCTGGCCTTCACCTCGGACGCGCGGCCGCGCTGGGCAGTGGAGTGGGTGCGCTGGCCGGACGCGGCGCGTTTCTGGTCGCGCGCGGTGCGCTGGGCCATGGGGACGGTGGGGGAGACGGCCGAGGTGGCGGTCAGGGCCGACGACCGGCACGTGCACGTGGTCGTGGACGCCCGCGCTCCCGACGGCACGCTGCGCACCGACCTGCAGGTGGAGGCGCGGCTCAGTGGCGACCCGTCCGCCACGGCGGCGCTGGTGGCCCGGCTGCCCCAAACCGCCCCGGGCCGCTACGAGGGGTCGCTGCCCGCGCGCGGCTCGGGACTGGCCGTCGTGACCGTGGCGGTGCGGCGCGGCGCGCAGCGGCTGGGGGTGGTGCGGCGGTACGTCGCCGTGCCCTCCCCGCCCGACCTACGCCCCCAGCCGCCGGGAGCGGTCGGCCGCCTGGTCGAGGGGGCCGGCGTGTGGCCGCTGGCCGGCGTGGAGGAGATCCTGGCGCCGGTCCCGGGCAGCCCGGCGCAGCCGCGCCGGGCGTGGCCGTGGCTCACGGCGGCCGCCGTCGCGCTCTTCCTCGGGGAGATCACCTGCCGCCGGCTCCCGGTGGTCGGCGAGTGGGTGGGGCGCGCCGGCGCGCTGGCCGCCGCCTGGCTGCGGCGCCGGCCCGCGCCGCCGGCGCCCGAGGACCTGGAGTACGACGCGGCGGACCGCTGGCGCGTCTTCGAGACCGAGGAGGCGGCGCTGCGGCGCGCCAGCATGGAGCAGGCGGCCCGCCTGTACATCGCCCGGCTGCGGCAGCAGCAGGGGGGCGAGGAGGGGACCCCGCCGACCACGGGGGCTGGAGGAGGGGAGCGCTCCGGCGGGCGAACTCTCCGACCATGACCCTCCCCGCCGAGCCGTTTACCTTCTCCGCGCCGACCGACGTCCTCTTCGGCGCCGGCGTCCTCGAGCGGCTCCCGCAGGTGACCGCGCCCTACGGTCGGCGGCCGCTGGTGGTGAGCGACCCCGGGGTGGCCGCCGCGGGGATCCTGGTCAAGGTCCTGGACGCCCTGGGATCCGCCGTCGACCACGTCGAGACCTTCAGCGAGGTCGAGCCCAACCCCAGCATCGAGACGGTGGAGCGCGCCGTGGACGCCTACCGTCGCGGCGACTGCGACCTGCTGGTCGGCGTGGGCGGCGGCAGCGCCATGGACGTGGCCAAGATGGCCGCGGTCCTGGTGGTGCACGGTGGGTCGGTGCGCGACTACGAGGGGATCGGCAAAATCCCAGGTCCCGCAGCACCGGTGGTGGCCGTGCCCACCACCGCCGGGACCGGCAGCGAGGTGACGGTCTTCACCGTCATCACCGACCGGGAGCGCCGCTTCAAGATGACGGTGGGCAGCCCCCACGTCCTGCCCCGCGCCGCGG
This genomic interval carries:
- a CDS encoding nucleotidyltransferase domain-containing protein; protein product: MERRAERHLQALLQFARDDPDVIAVLLFGSRARGEADAASDVDACLVLRPEAAQEAGRKRLDYLGRVDLDVVVYQALPLYVRQRVLRDGRVLLIKDQDLLYDIAIQTVRAWEDYRHLYRDFLERVARDRP
- a CDS encoding zinc ribbon domain-containing protein, with the translated sequence MPIYEYRCENNHTFDLFQPVGAPPPACPTCGRPSRKVYNSVGLIFKGPGFHTTDYRRSSSGGTSGDGKDGKQEAGAKASSGEAGGKPAETAKS
- a CDS encoding MoxR family ATPase — its product is MTPETFRETFERLRREVQRVIVGHEALIEEVLIAMLAGGHVLLEGVPGLGKTLLVRTLAQTLDLRYSRIQFTPDLMPADIIGTNVVMQDAAGRRFFDFQRGPIFSQIVLADEINRATPKTQSALLEAMQEHAVTAAGVHYPLEEPFFVLATQNPIEMEGTYPLPEAQVDRFLFKLRVAFPTPRDLVTILDRTTGPEVPTPARVATAADVLAMQALAREVTVASHVKEYVARLVRATHPEADGAASLARRYLRYGASPRGAQALLLAGKVRALVHGRTNVAFEDLRALALPALRHRLILNFEGEAEGIDPDDVVRNALEEVPELGARV
- a CDS encoding DUF58 domain-containing protein, translating into MPPAADLLLEPDFLRRLERLSLVSRRLFRSGVRGERRSVTLGRGVEFADYRSYQVGDDYRYIDWNIYSRLDRLFVKLFSEEEDINVHLLVDRSRSMGFPRGTGAPSADGRAVAGTAPPVPAKLDYAVRVAAALGYIGLVNLDRVGVAAFDSRIGPVLAPGRGRSHVFHLFRFLGRLAPEGHSDLAAAMREYVHRTRRRGLAVLLSDLLLPEGLEEGLRLLRYHRFDLFVVHIVSDEDLAPPETGELRLVDSETGRAVEVTVDGPTLAAYARARDRYLAEVEACCRRHQIEYLRATTSVPFDDLILRYLRMGGLIA
- a CDS encoding VWA domain-containing protein, whose protein sequence is MTLGAPAALWLLLAVPLLVLLHMLRARREARVVSSVLFWQHAVRDLQTRFPVRRLERSLLLLLQVLAVTSLALALARPSLTLPGAGGPALAIVLDTSLSMQATDVPPSRFARAQAEALALLARGGSGRPAMVVAAGPRPRIVHDLSRDATSLAAAVRRLRPTDGRADLEGAVELAAAQRAEGRAVQVVLFTDRPWPATPGMTVHQVGTPAPNVAVTRATVRVGDDGQDALLVEVANLSPQPRRVRVQATWPDGATTAAVLALGPEERAVRVWPARSDGVVRAAVRASDGQPLGDALPADDAAEVVVGEALRPRVLLVSPGNPFLEAALDALPVREVRRAARADPAAWGAFDLVVLDRTPPVALPPGRYIVVGTVPEGLPVRATERARGLTVTRAEEGHPLLRAVDLVGTRVDEAAVLRPRGGQVLAEGQVPLLWLFEDGARRVLLVPFDLARSDLPLSPAFPILLANAVEWLAGPVEVPAGEAPLLPAVPGPVLLVGPDGGSTPVRVHQGLLALPALDRAGVYRVRGEGWERALVVTRPGAEESDLRAPPPAPPGGRAPDAATRRVEVWAPLLAAAVLLLGVEWLLWRRSLPPPPRRARGRPRPLHAVRWVVVALLVLGLAGVEVARGGGDLAVVFAVDLSRSVPYEARERALGLMRRVAAAAHPGTRFGVVTFAGSARVAEGLTAKPRFPLPPPADPDRTDIGAAVRAALTVLPPVGHRRVVLLTDGQDTAGEVAAAMARARLAGVEVGVVPLADGVDADVAVEGVRAPPVVHSGERYTVEVAVESTAPASGTVRLLADGREVWRRAVAVPAGRSVWRIPHAAAGPGVVRYTAEVRAAPDAREENNRGHAAVAVAGPPAVLYVAAEPGPLPAWLAAQGLRVRTVPPEALPADAAGLTAYAAVVLDDVAATRLSPPQMRALHDYVAAAGGGLVAVGGLHAFGVGGYAGTDLEAALPVSMDVRHRVALPSLALVLVIDASGSMGSFGPETPKVELAKEAAQATIDLLGEQDLIGVLAFDQEPRWLVRPTRARDRGRILQLVSRLTAGGGTNMAPALREAHRALRGARARIKHVIVLSDGQTEPGDFERIVGQMRADRITVSSVAIGADADRALMRNLAAWGRGRSYVTRDLYSIPQIFTAEALLATRAYLVEERTRPVAAPDSPLVRGLTPPPLRGYVATAPKPAATLHLVTPQEDPLLATWQYGLGRALAFTSDARPRWAVEWVRWPDAARFWSRAVRWAMGTVGETAEVAVRADDRHVHVVVDARAPDGTLRTDLQVEARLSGDPSATAALVARLPQTAPGRYEGSLPARGSGLAVVTVAVRRGAQRLGVVRRYVAVPSPPDLRPQPPGAVGRLVEGAGVWPLAGVEEILAPVPGSPAQPRRAWPWLTAAAVALFLGEITCRRLPVVGEWVGRAGALAAAWLRRRPAPPAPEDLEYDAADRWRVFETEEAALRRASMEQAARLYIARLRQQQGGEEGTPPTTGAGGGERSGGRTLRP